The proteins below come from a single Streptomyces sp. M92 genomic window:
- a CDS encoding TIGR03085 family metal-binding protein, which produces MSTFAKRERLLLADLLETAGPDAPTLCEGWRTRDLAAHVVVRERRPDAAGGTLIKQLASRLDRVMDEYGTKPYEELIQLIRTGPPRFSPFQLKQVDEAANTVEFYVHAEDVRRAQPDWSPRELDPVFQDALWSRLERAARLMGRGIPTGLVLRRPNGQTTVAHRGTPVVTATGEPSELLLFAYGRQSAAKVELEGEEDAIAKLHETKQLGI; this is translated from the coding sequence ATGTCGACTTTCGCCAAGCGTGAACGACTTCTGCTCGCGGACCTGTTGGAGACGGCGGGGCCGGACGCGCCCACGCTCTGCGAGGGCTGGCGCACCCGTGACCTCGCCGCCCACGTGGTGGTGCGCGAGCGCCGGCCGGACGCCGCCGGGGGCACCCTGATCAAGCAGCTTGCGTCCCGGCTGGACCGGGTCATGGACGAGTACGGCACGAAGCCGTACGAGGAGCTGATCCAGCTGATCCGCACGGGCCCGCCCCGCTTCTCCCCCTTCCAGCTCAAGCAGGTCGACGAGGCGGCGAACACGGTGGAGTTCTACGTCCACGCCGAGGACGTCCGCCGCGCCCAGCCGGACTGGTCGCCGCGCGAGCTGGACCCGGTCTTCCAGGACGCCCTGTGGTCCCGCCTGGAGCGCGCCGCGCGGCTGATGGGCCGGGGCATCCCGACCGGCCTGGTGCTGCGCCGCCCGAACGGCCAGACAACGGTCGCCCACCGGGGCACGCCGGTGGTGACGGCGACGGGTGAGCCGTCGGAGCTGCTGCTCTTCGCGTACGGGCGACAGAGCGCGGCGAAGGTCGAGCTGGAGGGCGAGGAGGACGCGATCGCCAAGCTGCACGAGACGAAGCAGCTGGGGATCTGA
- a CDS encoding anthranilate synthase component I, whose translation MDLDTFRKLAADRRVIPVSRKLLADGDTPVALYRKLAAERPGTFLLESAENGRTAFQWSRYSFVGVRSAATLTERDGQAHWQGTPPVGVPTDGDPLAALRATVEALHTPRDLAHDLGLPPFTGGMVGYLGYDIVRRLEKVGPGERDDLRLPELTMLLTSDLAVMDHWEGSVLLIANAINHNDLETGVDEAYADAVARLDAMEADLTRAVAQPPAALPPSELPEYTALWGGTDFQEAVEDIKERIRAGEAFQVVPSQRFETPCTASALDVYRVLRATNPSPYMYLLRLDGFDVVGSSPEALVKVEDGRAMVHPIAGTRPRGATPQEDQSLAEELLADPKERAEHLMLVDLGRNDLGRVCEPGSVEVVDFMSVERYSHVMHIVSTVTGRVAPGRTAFDVLTACFPAGTLSGAPKPRALQIIDELEPSRRGLYGGCVGYLDFAGDSDTAIAIRTALLRDGTAYVQAGAGVVADSDPVAEDTECRNKAAAVLRAVHTANRLGR comes from the coding sequence ATGGACCTCGACACCTTCCGCAAGCTCGCCGCCGACCGCCGGGTGATCCCGGTCAGCCGCAAGCTCCTCGCCGACGGCGACACCCCGGTCGCGCTCTACCGCAAGCTCGCCGCCGAACGCCCCGGCACCTTCCTCCTGGAGTCGGCGGAGAACGGCCGTACAGCGTTCCAGTGGTCCCGGTACTCCTTCGTCGGCGTCCGCAGCGCCGCCACCCTCACCGAAAGGGACGGGCAGGCCCACTGGCAGGGCACCCCGCCCGTCGGCGTCCCCACCGACGGCGACCCGCTCGCCGCCCTGCGCGCCACCGTCGAGGCCCTGCACACCCCGCGCGACCTCGCCCACGACCTGGGCCTGCCGCCCTTCACCGGAGGCATGGTCGGCTACCTCGGCTACGACATCGTGCGCCGCCTGGAGAAGGTCGGCCCCGGCGAGCGCGACGACCTGAGGCTCCCCGAGCTGACCATGCTCCTCACCAGCGACCTCGCCGTCATGGACCACTGGGAGGGCTCGGTCCTGCTGATCGCCAACGCGATCAACCACAACGACCTGGAGACCGGCGTCGACGAGGCCTACGCCGACGCGGTCGCCCGCCTGGACGCCATGGAGGCCGACCTCACCCGCGCGGTCGCCCAGCCCCCGGCCGCGCTCCCGCCCTCCGAGCTGCCCGAGTACACCGCCCTGTGGGGCGGCACCGACTTCCAGGAGGCCGTCGAGGACATCAAGGAGCGCATCCGCGCGGGGGAGGCCTTCCAGGTCGTCCCCTCCCAGCGCTTCGAGACACCGTGCACGGCGAGCGCCCTGGACGTGTACCGGGTGCTGCGGGCCACCAACCCCTCCCCGTACATGTACCTGCTCCGCCTCGACGGCTTCGACGTCGTCGGCTCGTCGCCGGAGGCGCTGGTCAAGGTCGAGGACGGGCGTGCCATGGTCCACCCCATCGCCGGGACCCGCCCCCGGGGCGCCACCCCGCAGGAGGACCAGTCCCTCGCCGAGGAACTGCTCGCCGACCCCAAGGAGCGCGCCGAGCACCTGATGCTCGTCGACCTCGGCCGCAACGACCTGGGGCGGGTCTGCGAACCGGGCTCGGTGGAAGTCGTCGACTTCATGTCCGTCGAGCGGTACTCGCACGTCATGCACATCGTCTCCACGGTCACCGGCCGCGTCGCCCCCGGCCGCACCGCGTTCGACGTCCTCACCGCCTGCTTCCCGGCCGGCACCCTCTCCGGCGCCCCCAAGCCGCGCGCCCTGCAGATCATCGACGAACTCGAACCGTCCCGGCGCGGCCTGTACGGCGGCTGCGTCGGGTACCTCGACTTCGCGGGCGACTCCGACACCGCCATCGCCATCCGCACCGCCCTGCTGCGCGACGGCACCGCCTACGTCCAGGCCGGCGCCGGCGTCGTCGCCGACTCCGATCCGGTCGCCGAGGACACCGAGTGCCGCAACAAGGCCGCCGCGGTGCTCCGCGCGGTGCACACGGCCAACCGGCTGGGGCGGTAG
- the hisB gene encoding imidazoleglycerol-phosphate dehydratase HisB, translating into MSRVGRVERTTKETSVLVEIDLDGTGKTDIATGVGFYDHMLDQLGRHGLFDLTVKTDGDLHIDSHHTIEDTALALGAAFKQALGDKVGIYRFGNCTVPLDESLAQVTVDLSGRPYLVHTEPENMAPMIGEYDVTMTRHILESFVAQAQIALHVHVPYGRNAHHIVECQFKALARALRYASERDPRAAGILPSTKGAL; encoded by the coding sequence ATGAGCCGCGTGGGACGCGTGGAGCGCACGACCAAGGAGACCTCGGTCCTCGTCGAGATCGACCTCGACGGCACCGGCAAGACCGACATCGCCACCGGCGTCGGCTTCTATGACCACATGCTCGACCAGCTCGGCCGGCACGGTCTGTTCGACCTGACCGTGAAGACCGACGGCGACCTGCACATCGACTCCCACCACACCATCGAGGACACCGCCCTCGCGCTGGGCGCCGCCTTCAAGCAGGCCCTCGGCGACAAGGTGGGCATCTACCGCTTCGGCAACTGCACGGTCCCGCTGGACGAGTCCCTCGCCCAGGTCACCGTCGACCTCTCCGGCCGCCCCTACCTCGTGCACACCGAGCCCGAGAACATGGCGCCGATGATCGGCGAGTACGACGTGACGATGACCCGGCACATCCTGGAGTCCTTCGTCGCCCAGGCGCAGATCGCCCTGCACGTGCACGTGCCCTACGGGCGCAACGCGCACCACATCGTGGAGTGCCAGTTCAAGGCGCTGGCCCGCGCCCTGCGCTACGCCTCGGAGCGCGACCCCCGCGCGGCCGGCATCCTGCCCTCCACGAAGGGCGCGCTGTAA
- the hisH gene encoding imidazole glycerol phosphate synthase subunit HisH, giving the protein MELTSANPKRVVVFDYGFGNVRSAERALARAGAEVEITRDYDKAMNADGLLVPGVGAFAACMDGLRAARGDWVVERRLAGGRPVMGICVGMQILFARGIEHGVEAEGLDEWPGTVGPLRADVVPHMGWNTVEAPADSQLFADLDADARFYFVHSYAVHDWSLETHNPLIAAPKVTWSTHGKPFVAAVENGALWATQFHPEKSGDAGAQLLTNWIETL; this is encoded by the coding sequence GTGGAGTTGACCTCTGCGAATCCCAAGCGGGTCGTCGTCTTCGACTACGGCTTCGGCAACGTCCGCTCCGCCGAGCGTGCCCTCGCGCGCGCGGGAGCCGAAGTCGAGATCACCCGTGACTACGACAAGGCCATGAACGCCGACGGGCTGCTGGTCCCCGGCGTCGGCGCCTTCGCCGCCTGCATGGACGGCCTGAGGGCCGCCCGGGGCGACTGGGTCGTCGAACGCCGGCTCGCGGGCGGGCGCCCGGTGATGGGCATCTGCGTCGGCATGCAGATCCTGTTCGCGCGCGGCATCGAGCACGGCGTCGAGGCCGAGGGCCTGGACGAGTGGCCCGGCACGGTCGGCCCCCTCCGGGCCGACGTCGTGCCCCACATGGGCTGGAACACCGTCGAGGCACCGGCCGACTCCCAGCTCTTCGCGGACCTCGACGCGGACGCCCGCTTCTACTTCGTGCACTCCTACGCCGTCCACGACTGGTCCCTGGAGACGCACAATCCGCTGATCGCCGCCCCCAAGGTCACCTGGTCCACGCACGGCAAGCCCTTCGTGGCCGCCGTGGAGAACGGCGCCCTGTGGGCCACCCAGTTCCACCCGGAGAAGTCCGGCGACGCCGGCGCCCAGCTCCTCACCAACTGGATCGAGACCCTGTAA
- the hisI gene encoding phosphoribosyl-AMP cyclohydrolase: MTSSTRRPSPLAPEIADRLKRSADGLLPAIAQQYDTGEVLMLGWMDDEALHRTLTTGRCTYWSRSRQEYWVKGDTSGHFQWVKSVALDCDADTVLVKVDQVGAACHTGARTCFDADVLLGDGAGAQTPGADQ; encoded by the coding sequence ATGACCAGCAGCACCCGGCGGCCCAGCCCGCTCGCCCCGGAGATCGCCGACCGCCTCAAGCGCAGCGCCGACGGCCTCCTGCCCGCCATCGCCCAGCAGTACGACACCGGGGAGGTGCTGATGCTCGGCTGGATGGACGACGAGGCACTGCACCGCACGCTGACGACCGGTCGCTGCACCTACTGGTCGCGAAGCCGCCAGGAGTACTGGGTCAAGGGCGACACCTCGGGACACTTCCAGTGGGTGAAGTCGGTCGCCCTGGACTGCGACGCCGACACCGTCCTCGTCAAGGTCGACCAGGTCGGCGCCGCCTGCCACACCGGCGCCCGCACCTGCTTCGACGCCGATGTCCTGCTCGGGGACGGCGCGGGTGCCCAGACGCCCGGCGCGGATCAGTAG
- a CDS encoding MFS transporter, producing MSEATTSATDVPIPAVGSVPAHRDPNVLRWVAAYTASMVGDTVFYLALSWAAVQNGSPAEAGIVTAVSAVPRALLMLGGGVVADRFGPRRVVIGSDAVRCVTVLAVAAVLFATDPGLWLLALLAVVFGAVDAVFMPAVGALPARITGRDQLARVQGMRGLAIRFAAVVGAPLGGLGVAVGGAAAAFAGAGLLIAVSVPLLVSVRMRELPADDTSPAPAARDTTAWRDLVGGLRYVRRHRVLGPLMVAIALGDLGFVGPLNVGLTLLADERGWGASGMGWVLAGFGTGAGVAALLLTVRGRVPRAGCVAAGALVPGAAAIGALPHAPGLPAAVGIAVAVGLLTGLSGAMCGALLQTQSEPAYLGRVTAVGGIVSLGVAPLSMPLSAAAVGVWGTGLVFAVSAAVCALGGGVALAAPGVRRAELPG from the coding sequence GTGTCTGAGGCGACCACGTCCGCGACGGACGTACCCATACCCGCCGTCGGCTCCGTCCCGGCCCATCGCGACCCCAACGTCCTGCGCTGGGTCGCCGCCTACACGGCCTCCATGGTCGGGGACACCGTCTTCTACCTGGCGCTGTCCTGGGCCGCCGTGCAGAACGGCAGTCCCGCCGAGGCCGGGATCGTCACCGCCGTGAGCGCGGTGCCGCGGGCGCTGCTGATGCTGGGCGGCGGCGTGGTCGCCGACCGGTTCGGGCCCCGGCGGGTCGTCATCGGGAGTGACGCCGTGCGGTGCGTCACCGTGCTGGCGGTCGCCGCCGTGCTCTTCGCGACCGACCCCGGGCTGTGGCTCCTCGCTCTGCTCGCCGTCGTCTTCGGCGCCGTAGACGCCGTGTTCATGCCCGCCGTGGGGGCGCTCCCGGCGCGGATCACCGGCAGGGACCAGCTCGCCCGCGTGCAGGGCATGCGCGGCCTCGCCATCCGGTTCGCGGCCGTCGTGGGCGCGCCGCTGGGCGGGCTCGGTGTGGCGGTCGGCGGCGCGGCGGCGGCCTTCGCGGGCGCGGGGCTGCTGATCGCCGTGTCCGTGCCGCTGCTGGTCTCCGTACGGATGCGCGAGCTGCCGGCCGACGACACGTCTCCCGCGCCCGCCGCGCGGGACACCACCGCCTGGCGGGACCTGGTGGGCGGGCTGCGCTACGTCCGCCGCCACCGCGTCCTCGGCCCGCTGATGGTGGCCATCGCCCTCGGCGACCTCGGCTTCGTCGGCCCCCTCAACGTCGGCCTCACCCTGCTCGCCGACGAGCGGGGCTGGGGCGCCTCCGGGATGGGCTGGGTGCTCGCGGGGTTCGGGACGGGCGCCGGCGTCGCCGCCCTGCTGCTGACCGTACGGGGACGCGTGCCGCGCGCCGGGTGCGTCGCCGCCGGTGCCCTCGTCCCCGGCGCGGCGGCGATCGGCGCCCTGCCGCACGCGCCCGGCCTGCCCGCGGCCGTCGGCATCGCCGTGGCCGTCGGGCTGCTCACCGGGCTCAGCGGCGCCATGTGCGGAGCGCTGCTGCAGACCCAGTCCGAGCCCGCCTACCTGGGCCGCGTCACCGCCGTCGGCGGCATCGTCAGCCTGGGGGTCGCGCCGCTGAGCATGCCGCTGTCCGCCGCCGCCGTCGGCGTCTGGGGCACCGGCCTGGTCTTCGCCGTCAGCGCCGCGGTATGCGCCCTCGGCGGCGGCGTCGCCCTCGCCGCACCGGGCGTACGACGGGCCGAACTGCCGGGGTAG
- a CDS encoding RidA family protein, translating to MTSEAVRRVQSGSPWEDSFGFARAVAAGDRVVVAGTTAFKGDMLYGEGDPYEQAKVAFGTAVEAIGAFGLGVESVVRTRMYLAHSRDVDEVGRAHKELFGSVRPVTTLLVVEGFIDSRVLVSVEVEAYRGAVDS from the coding sequence ATGACATCCGAAGCCGTACGGCGCGTGCAGAGCGGAAGTCCCTGGGAAGATTCTTTCGGTTTCGCACGTGCCGTGGCGGCGGGTGACCGAGTCGTCGTGGCCGGCACGACCGCCTTCAAGGGCGACATGCTGTACGGCGAGGGCGACCCGTACGAACAGGCCAAGGTGGCCTTCGGCACCGCGGTCGAGGCGATCGGCGCATTCGGACTCGGTGTCGAGTCCGTGGTCCGAACCCGTATGTACCTGGCACATTCGCGCGACGTCGATGAGGTGGGCCGCGCCCACAAGGAGCTGTTCGGCTCCGTACGCCCGGTCACGACCCTGCTGGTCGTGGAGGGCTTCATCGACTCGCGGGTGCTGGTGTCAGTCGAAGTGGAAGCGTATAGAGGAGCCGTGGATTCATGA
- the hisF gene encoding imidazole glycerol phosphate synthase subunit HisF → MTLAVRVIPCLDVDNGRVVKGVNFQNLRDAGDPVEMAKVYDAEGADELTFLDITASSGDRETTYDVVRRTAEQVFIPLTVGGGVRTAEDVDKLLRAGADKVGVNTAAIARPDLIREIAERFGRQVLVLSVDARRTEAGTFEVTTHGGRRGTGIDAVEWAHRAAELGAGEILLNSMDADGTKDGYDLEMLAAVRGHVTVPVIASGGAGTLAHFAPAVEAGADAVLAASVFHFGDLRIGQVKETLRGAGHPVR, encoded by the coding sequence ATGACCCTGGCGGTCCGAGTCATCCCCTGCCTGGACGTGGACAACGGCCGGGTCGTCAAGGGCGTCAACTTCCAGAACCTCCGCGACGCGGGCGACCCCGTCGAGATGGCCAAGGTGTACGACGCCGAGGGCGCCGACGAGCTGACGTTCCTGGACATCACCGCCTCGTCGGGCGACCGCGAGACGACCTACGACGTGGTGCGCCGCACCGCCGAGCAGGTGTTCATCCCGCTGACCGTCGGCGGCGGCGTGCGCACCGCCGAGGACGTCGACAAGCTGCTGCGGGCCGGTGCGGACAAGGTGGGCGTGAACACGGCCGCCATCGCCCGCCCCGACCTGATCCGCGAGATCGCCGAGCGTTTCGGCCGCCAGGTCCTCGTCCTGTCGGTCGACGCCCGCCGCACCGAGGCCGGCACCTTCGAGGTGACCACCCACGGCGGCCGGCGCGGCACCGGCATCGACGCGGTGGAGTGGGCGCACCGCGCCGCGGAGCTGGGCGCGGGCGAGATCCTGCTCAACTCGATGGATGCGGACGGCACGAAGGACGGCTACGACCTGGAGATGCTGGCCGCGGTCCGGGGGCACGTCACCGTCCCCGTGATCGCCTCGGGCGGCGCGGGCACCCTCGCCCACTTCGCCCCCGCGGTCGAGGCGGGCGCGGACGCGGTCCTGGCGGCGTCCGTCTTCCACTTCGGCGACCTGCGCATCGGGCAGGTGAAGGAGACGCTGCGGGGGGCGGGGCATCCCGTGCGCTAG
- the priA gene encoding bifunctional 1-(5-phosphoribosyl)-5-((5-phosphoribosylamino)methylideneamino)imidazole-4-carboxamide isomerase/phosphoribosylanthranilate isomerase PriA, whose protein sequence is MSKLELLPAVDVRDGQAVRLVHGESGTETSYGSPLEAALAWQRSGAEWLHLVDLDAAFGTGDNRELIAEVTKAMDIKVELSGGIRDDDTLAAALATGCTRVNLGTAALETPEWVAKVIAEHGDKIAVGLDVRGTTLRGRGWTRDGGDLYETLDRLNKEGCARYVVTDIAKDGTLQGPNLDLLKNVCAATDRPVVASGGVSSLDDLRAIASLVPAGVEGAIVGKALYAKAFTLEEALEAVSP, encoded by the coding sequence ATGAGCAAGCTCGAACTCCTCCCCGCCGTCGACGTCCGCGACGGCCAGGCCGTCCGCCTCGTGCACGGCGAGTCCGGCACGGAGACCTCCTACGGCTCCCCGCTCGAGGCCGCCCTCGCCTGGCAGCGTTCCGGCGCCGAGTGGCTGCACCTGGTCGACCTGGACGCCGCCTTCGGCACCGGGGACAACCGCGAGCTGATCGCCGAGGTCACCAAGGCGATGGACATCAAGGTGGAGCTGTCCGGTGGCATCCGCGACGACGACACCCTCGCCGCCGCCCTCGCCACCGGCTGCACCCGCGTCAACCTCGGCACGGCCGCCCTGGAGACCCCCGAGTGGGTCGCCAAGGTCATCGCCGAGCACGGCGACAAGATCGCGGTGGGCCTGGACGTACGGGGCACCACGCTCCGGGGCCGCGGCTGGACCCGCGACGGCGGCGACCTGTACGAGACGCTGGACCGCCTCAACAAGGAGGGCTGCGCCCGCTACGTCGTCACGGACATCGCCAAGGACGGCACCCTCCAGGGCCCCAACCTGGACCTCCTCAAGAACGTCTGCGCGGCCACCGACCGCCCGGTCGTCGCGTCGGGCGGCGTGTCGTCCCTGGACGACCTGCGCGCGATCGCCTCCCTCGTCCCGGCCGGTGTCGAGGGGGCCATCGTCGGGAAGGCCCTGTACGCGAAGGCGTTCACCCTGGAAGAAGCCTTGGAGGCTGTGTCGCCATGA
- the hisD gene encoding histidinol dehydrogenase, with protein MISRIDLRGDALPEGPALRDLLPRADFDVAAALDKVRPICEAVHHRGDAALIDFAEQFDGVKLDQVRVPAVALTRALEELDPAVRAALEESVRRARLVHREQRRTTHTTQVVPGGSVTEKWVPVDRVGLYAPGGRSVYPSSVIMNVVPAQEAGVASIALASPAQAEFDGLPHPTILAACALLGVDEVYAAGGATAVAMFAYGTESCPPADMVTGPGNIWVAAAKRFFTGKIGIDAEAGPTEIAILADSTADPVHVASDLISQAEHDPLAAAVLVTDSVELADAVDKELQPQVQATKHIDDRIVPALKGRQSAIVLVDGVDEGLRVVDAYGAEHLEIQTADAAAVADRVRNAGAIFVGPWAPVSLGDYAAGSNHVLPTGGCACHSSGLSVQSFLRGIHIVDYTRDALADVAHHVVTLAEAEDLPAHGAAIKARFEWKVPESK; from the coding sequence GTGATCTCCCGAATCGATCTGCGCGGCGACGCCCTCCCCGAGGGTCCCGCCCTGCGCGACCTGCTGCCCCGAGCCGACTTCGACGTCGCGGCCGCCCTGGACAAGGTGCGCCCGATCTGCGAGGCCGTGCATCATCGTGGCGACGCGGCGCTGATCGACTTCGCCGAGCAGTTCGACGGCGTCAAGCTGGACCAGGTGCGGGTCCCGGCCGTCGCGCTCACGCGCGCGCTGGAGGAGCTCGACCCGGCCGTGCGCGCCGCGCTGGAGGAGTCCGTCCGCCGTGCCCGCCTCGTCCACCGCGAGCAGCGCCGCACCACGCACACCACCCAGGTCGTCCCCGGCGGCTCGGTCACCGAGAAGTGGGTGCCGGTCGACCGGGTCGGGCTGTACGCGCCCGGCGGCCGGTCCGTCTACCCGTCGTCCGTGATCATGAACGTGGTGCCCGCGCAGGAGGCCGGCGTCGCATCGATCGCCCTCGCCTCCCCGGCGCAGGCCGAGTTCGACGGCCTCCCGCACCCCACCATCCTCGCCGCCTGCGCCCTGCTCGGCGTCGACGAGGTGTACGCGGCCGGCGGCGCCACCGCCGTCGCGATGTTCGCGTACGGCACCGAGTCCTGCCCGCCCGCCGACATGGTCACCGGCCCCGGCAACATCTGGGTCGCCGCCGCCAAGCGCTTCTTCACCGGGAAGATCGGCATCGACGCCGAGGCCGGCCCGACCGAGATCGCGATCCTCGCCGACTCCACCGCCGACCCGGTGCACGTCGCCTCCGACCTGATCAGCCAGGCCGAGCACGACCCGCTGGCCGCCGCCGTCCTGGTCACCGACTCCGTCGAGCTGGCGGACGCGGTCGACAAGGAGCTCCAGCCGCAGGTCCAGGCCACCAAGCACATCGACGACCGGATCGTCCCGGCCCTGAAGGGCCGCCAGTCCGCGATCGTCCTGGTCGACGGCGTGGACGAGGGCCTGCGCGTGGTCGACGCCTACGGTGCGGAGCACCTGGAGATCCAGACCGCCGACGCCGCCGCCGTCGCCGACCGCGTCCGCAACGCCGGCGCGATCTTCGTCGGCCCCTGGGCGCCCGTCTCGCTCGGCGACTACGCGGCCGGGTCCAACCACGTCCTGCCCACCGGCGGCTGCGCCTGCCACTCCTCGGGCCTGTCCGTGCAGTCCTTCCTGCGCGGCATCCACATCGTCGACTACACGCGCGACGCCCTCGCCGACGTCGCGCACCACGTGGTGACGCTGGCGGAGGCCGAGGACCTGCCGGCGCACGGCGCGGCGATCAAGGCGAGGTTCGAGTGGAAGGTCCCGGAGAGCAAGTGA
- a CDS encoding histidinol-phosphate transaminase — protein sequence MTFGIDDLPVRDELRGKSPYGAPQLDVPVRLNTNENPYPLPDALVERITERVREAARHLNRYPDRDAVELRTELARYLTETSGHPLDVANVWAANGSNEVIQQLLQTFGGPGRTAIGFEPSYSMHGLIARGTGTGWISGPRHEDFTVDVPAAEKAIAEHRPDVVFITTPNNPTGNAVPAETVLALYEAAQAAKPSMVVVDEAYIEFSHGASLLPLLDGRPNLVVSRTMSKAFGAAGLRLGYLAAHPAVVDAVQLVRLPYHLSAVTQATALAALEHTGTLLKYVEQLKAERDRLVAELRAIGYEVTESDANFVQFGRFADSHEAWRRILDRGVLVRDNGVPGWLRVTAGTPQENDAFLDAVREVKKEQNT from the coding sequence GTGACGTTCGGCATCGACGACCTCCCCGTACGGGACGAGCTGCGCGGCAAGTCCCCCTACGGCGCGCCCCAGCTGGACGTGCCGGTACGCCTGAACACCAACGAGAACCCCTACCCGCTGCCCGACGCGCTGGTCGAGCGGATCACCGAGCGCGTCCGCGAGGCCGCCCGCCACCTCAACCGCTACCCGGACCGGGACGCGGTCGAACTGCGCACCGAGCTGGCCCGGTACCTGACCGAGACCTCCGGCCACCCGCTCGACGTGGCCAACGTCTGGGCGGCCAACGGCTCCAACGAGGTCATCCAGCAGCTGCTCCAGACCTTCGGCGGGCCCGGCCGCACCGCGATCGGCTTCGAGCCGTCGTACTCGATGCACGGCCTCATCGCGCGCGGCACCGGCACCGGCTGGATCTCCGGCCCGCGCCACGAGGACTTCACCGTCGACGTGCCCGCCGCCGAGAAGGCCATCGCCGAGCACCGCCCGGACGTCGTCTTCATCACCACCCCCAACAACCCCACGGGCAACGCGGTCCCGGCCGAGACGGTCCTCGCCCTCTACGAGGCCGCACAGGCCGCCAAGCCCTCCATGGTCGTCGTCGACGAGGCCTACATCGAGTTCAGCCACGGCGCCTCACTGCTGCCGCTGCTGGACGGCCGCCCGAACCTCGTCGTCTCCCGCACCATGTCGAAGGCGTTCGGCGCGGCGGGCCTGCGCCTGGGCTACCTCGCCGCGCACCCGGCCGTCGTCGACGCCGTCCAGCTCGTACGGCTGCCCTACCACCTGTCCGCCGTCACCCAGGCGACCGCGCTGGCCGCCCTGGAACACACCGGCACGCTGCTGAAGTACGTCGAGCAGCTCAAGGCCGAGCGGGACCGGCTGGTCGCCGAACTGCGCGCCATCGGCTACGAGGTGACCGAGTCCGACGCCAACTTCGTCCAGTTCGGACGCTTCGCGGACTCCCACGAGGCGTGGCGGCGGATCCTCGACCGGGGCGTCCTGGTCCGGGACAACGGCGTACCGGGATGGCTGCGGGTCACCGCCGGCACCCCCCAGGAGAACGACGCGTTCCTCGACGCGGTACGTGAAGTCAAGAAGGAGCAGAACACATGA